A DNA window from Nitrospinota bacterium contains the following coding sequences:
- a CDS encoding AAA domain-containing protein yields the protein MKTTTKKSIEIDGVTLHLSKPDSTRPEWIGQDEVLKQIEACWMVVSEKDFPLSPRITGMPGTGKTTLAMVAANQRKQPLYIFQCTSDTRPEDLLITPVLSEHGKISYHASPLVCAMIEGGICILDEGNRMNEKSWASLAPLLDHRRYVESIIAGIQIHAHREFRACVTMNNDESTFEIPDYILSRLQPTLQMTMPSYQDELDILRYHLPFSEEELLKMTTDFLQKSHQLELDFSPRDGIHILQYALKRISQNKESPLAKDELWKEAVSKVLGEEALDLDALAARNKRALGDERLPMGLGDFFFNDDSPLHPDSDQ from the coding sequence TTGAAAACGACTACAAAAAAATCCATAGAAATTGATGGTGTTACTTTACATTTGAGCAAGCCCGACTCGACCCGCCCTGAATGGATTGGACAGGATGAAGTCCTAAAACAAATTGAGGCCTGCTGGATGGTTGTTTCAGAAAAAGATTTTCCTCTCTCTCCAAGAATTACAGGTATGCCTGGAACCGGGAAAACAACCCTGGCAATGGTTGCTGCAAATCAAAGAAAACAGCCCCTGTATATATTTCAATGTACTAGCGACACGCGCCCCGAGGATCTGTTAATAACTCCTGTTTTGTCGGAGCATGGAAAAATTTCCTACCATGCTTCTCCCCTGGTGTGTGCCATGATCGAAGGTGGGATATGTATTCTTGATGAAGGCAATCGTATGAATGAAAAAAGCTGGGCATCGCTTGCCCCCCTTCTTGACCACCGACGTTATGTAGAGTCCATTATTGCTGGAATTCAGATTCACGCTCATAGAGAGTTCCGTGCATGTGTAACAATGAATAACGATGAGTCAACATTTGAGATACCAGATTATATCCTTTCCCGCCTGCAACCCACCTTGCAAATGACGATGCCTAGCTATCAGGATGAGTTGGACATACTTAGATATCATCTTCCATTTTCAGAGGAAGAACTTCTGAAAATGACAACGGACTTCCTGCAGAAATCTCACCAGTTGGAACTGGATTTTTCGCCGCGTGATGGCATCCACATTCTCCAATATGCCTTGAAACGCATCAGTCAAAATAAAGAAAGCCCTTTAGCCAAGGATGAATTATGGAAAGAAGCAGTCAGTAAAGTACTTGGTGAAGAAGCACTTGACCTGGATGCTCTTGCTGCCAGGAATAAAAGAGCTTTGGGAGATGAAAGACTGCCCATGGGACTGGGAGATTTCTTTTTCAATGATGACAGCCCATTGCATCCCGACAGCGATCAATAG
- a CDS encoding glycine zipper 2TM domain-containing protein, giving the protein MYKNLTALLIIILLLSVSGCSLHSGSTYDRSEMGSPQYFKKGVIISVRDVEIKGTESGAGAVAGATVGGLAGSTLGGNTATRALGALGGAVVGGVMGHATEDVITSGDASEFIIQPDEGEPYSIVQVNDEDLKAGERVLIMDSGKVRIVRDRSQK; this is encoded by the coding sequence ATGTATAAAAATTTAACAGCGTTATTAATCATAATCCTTCTTCTATCTGTTTCTGGTTGTTCGCTGCATTCTGGTTCTACTTATGATCGAAGTGAAATGGGCTCTCCTCAATATTTTAAGAAGGGTGTAATTATTTCTGTTAGAGATGTGGAAATTAAAGGAACCGAATCAGGAGCCGGTGCTGTAGCGGGAGCTACCGTAGGGGGGCTTGCCGGATCAACACTGGGAGGAAATACTGCGACACGTGCTTTGGGTGCGCTGGGAGGCGCTGTAGTTGGTGGAGTTATGGGCCATGCAACAGAAGACGTGATCACGAGTGGTGATGCTTCCGAATTTATTATCCAGCCGGATGAAGGTGAGCCTTATTCAATTGTCCAGGTGAATGATGAAGACCTCAAAGCGGGCGAAAGAGTTCTGATTATGGATTCAGGCAAGGTGCGTATTGTCCGGGACAGAAGTCAAAAATAA
- the murJ gene encoding murein biosynthesis integral membrane protein MurJ, with protein sequence MESNKKISKAAGTVSGMTLLSRIFGFLRDMVIAMAFGSSASADAFFVAFRIPNMQRRILGEGAVTAAFIPVFTETLTQKGESAAWKLTANLFNILLVILSAVSLLILVFSPAVITVFAPGFLDEPGKFELTVKLTRWMAPYLFFIGLAAFCMGILNSLKVFALPAAAPILQNISMIVSVLVIAPLMDEPIMGLAIGVVVGGALQLLVQLPTVFKKGMWLEMSFDFRQEEVVKIARLMGPVIFGLAVYELNIMIDTLIASMLPGGSISYLYYGNRLVQLPLGIFAVALSVALLPTLSSQAAKGDLKELVKTIGFSIRLILFITIPATIGLIILREPIINTIWERGEFLTTTTEGTAIALLYYSVGLCAYSGIKVIAPAFYSLQDTKTPAKIGIYAMVLNIVLNLILMKPLQHGGLALATSIAAIFNVAMLIYHLRKRLGLMGGRKILRSTIKMFAASLAMGAATFVCRESFFNVTDSISIRLIALTACITVGILVYALISHYTKNEEWHFLLEMRKKKQMPV encoded by the coding sequence ATGGAAAGCAATAAGAAAATAAGTAAAGCAGCAGGTACTGTAAGTGGAATGACACTGTTATCCAGAATTTTCGGATTTCTGCGCGATATGGTCATTGCTATGGCTTTTGGTTCTTCCGCATCTGCTGATGCCTTTTTTGTAGCATTTCGAATCCCTAATATGCAGCGTAGAATATTAGGTGAAGGAGCGGTAACAGCTGCTTTCATACCTGTTTTTACCGAGACTCTGACGCAGAAAGGTGAGTCTGCCGCATGGAAATTGACCGCAAATTTATTCAATATCCTGCTTGTAATTTTATCTGCAGTGTCCTTACTGATTTTAGTATTTTCTCCTGCGGTTATTACTGTTTTTGCCCCTGGATTTCTTGATGAGCCGGGAAAGTTTGAATTAACTGTCAAGCTGACTCGCTGGATGGCCCCTTATTTATTTTTCATTGGTTTGGCCGCTTTTTGCATGGGCATACTCAATTCTCTTAAAGTATTTGCCCTACCTGCAGCTGCCCCAATATTACAAAATATAAGCATGATTGTGTCAGTTCTTGTCATTGCCCCACTAATGGATGAACCGATTATGGGTCTTGCCATTGGTGTTGTGGTCGGTGGGGCACTTCAACTATTAGTTCAGCTGCCAACTGTATTTAAAAAAGGTATGTGGCTGGAAATGAGTTTTGATTTCAGGCAGGAAGAAGTTGTCAAAATAGCCCGGTTGATGGGACCCGTTATATTCGGCCTGGCTGTTTATGAGTTGAATATTATGATTGATACCTTGATCGCCTCCATGCTTCCAGGCGGGTCAATTTCATATCTATATTATGGAAACAGATTAGTGCAATTACCGCTAGGTATATTTGCGGTGGCGTTGAGCGTGGCCCTTCTGCCCACATTATCAAGCCAGGCCGCAAAGGGAGATCTTAAAGAGTTGGTAAAAACTATTGGTTTCAGCATCCGGCTCATCCTCTTTATAACAATACCAGCCACAATTGGATTGATCATTCTTAGAGAGCCCATCATTAATACGATATGGGAACGAGGAGAGTTCCTGACAACTACCACTGAAGGCACAGCCATTGCCCTGCTTTATTATTCGGTTGGTCTATGCGCTTATTCGGGAATAAAAGTTATCGCGCCGGCCTTTTACTCCCTTCAAGACACTAAAACCCCAGCCAAAATAGGTATTTATGCCATGGTACTCAACATAGTATTAAATCTCATTTTAATGAAGCCTTTGCAGCATGGTGGTTTAGCACTGGCAACTTCCATAGCAGCCATATTTAATGTTGCTATGTTGATCTACCATTTAAGAAAGCGTCTGGGCCTGATGGGGGGAAGGAAAATATTACGTTCAACGATTAAAATGTTTGCTGCCTCACTGGCAATGGGTGCGGCCACTTTTGTTTGTCGGGAAAGCTTTTTTAATGTCACAGACTCAATTTCAATTCGTTTGATTGCTTTGACCGCTTGCATAACTGTCGGAATACTGGTATATGCCTTAATCTCTCATTACACAAAAAACGAAGAATGGCATTTTCTTCTGGAAATGAGAAAGAAAAAACAGATGCCTGTTTAA
- a CDS encoding SH3 domain-containing protein produces the protein MQSGATYPKLKRKLQYCDVCGTLLPAPGYFCIQCDPPEPPEPYPDKGLNKFQTFIRITLLGLIFIVVAVTKLDIKLQDLIPKEAIKEAPLKVAKDKDFKLLFKVNVSFANLRDKPSTKTGKILYVLTRDTQVEVLDQKGKWSKITAKTEPGKPPHIGWIGSKLLDSEIK, from the coding sequence ATGCAATCTGGTGCAACTTATCCCAAGTTAAAACGAAAGCTTCAATACTGTGACGTATGCGGAACACTTTTGCCTGCACCGGGATATTTTTGTATCCAATGCGACCCTCCTGAACCTCCAGAGCCTTATCCAGATAAAGGTTTGAACAAATTCCAGACCTTTATTCGAATTACTTTGTTAGGTTTGATATTTATAGTGGTCGCTGTGACAAAATTGGATATTAAATTACAGGACCTGATACCTAAAGAAGCAATTAAAGAAGCTCCACTTAAAGTAGCAAAAGATAAGGATTTTAAATTGCTTTTTAAGGTGAATGTGAGTTTTGCTAATTTGCGAGATAAACCCAGTACCAAGACAGGCAAAATTCTATATGTCCTTACTCGTGATACTCAGGTAGAAGTTCTTGACCAAAAAGGAAAGTGGTCAAAAATCACCGCCAAGACAGAACCCGGAAAGCCGCCCCATATAGGGTGGATAGGAAGCAAACTTCTTGATTCAGAAATAAAATAA
- a CDS encoding GNAT family N-acetyltransferase, with protein sequence MPIYVREAQENDLPILVQNNLCLAKETEALQLDGEILRKGVLKALEREECHYFVAELAGKVVGQMMITYEWSDWRNGLIWWMQSVYVVPEFRKQGVFRTLFRHVEELAKGHRQVKALRLYVMHDNNTGQSTYKSLGMKDSGYIVFEKEGFD encoded by the coding sequence ATGCCGATATATGTTCGCGAAGCCCAGGAAAATGATTTGCCGATATTGGTGCAAAACAACCTGTGTTTAGCGAAAGAAACAGAGGCTTTACAGTTAGACGGAGAAATATTGAGAAAAGGTGTATTGAAAGCCTTGGAAAGAGAAGAATGTCATTATTTTGTTGCTGAGCTTGCCGGGAAAGTGGTGGGACAAATGATGATAACTTATGAATGGAGCGACTGGCGCAATGGACTGATCTGGTGGATGCAAAGTGTATATGTTGTCCCGGAATTTCGTAAACAGGGAGTATTCAGGACTTTATTCAGGCATGTTGAAGAACTTGCGAAAGGCCATCGGCAGGTTAAAGCACTGCGCTTATATGTCATGCATGATAATAATACAGGTCAGAGCACATACAAGAGCCTGGGAATGAAAGACTCCGGTTATATTGTTTTTGAAAAAGAAGGTTTTGATTGA
- a CDS encoding HNH endonuclease, with product MLDSFKSLVLNYSYEPLQFCSARHAITMVFGGRAEELDSAGYTVRTPSTSFQLPTVIRVLKMVRRNRKKGLAFSKKNILRRDNYTCQYCGTSNHPLTVDHVVPKSRGGKTNWTNIVVACKTCNLKKGDRTPFEMNMQLIQLPKKPEHQYIPFVIPSGPDSHIEIWQKYLPKKFSVESVAF from the coding sequence ATGCTCGATTCGTTTAAAAGCCTGGTTTTGAATTATTCATACGAACCGCTCCAGTTTTGTAGTGCACGCCATGCTATTACAATGGTATTTGGTGGTAGAGCCGAGGAGTTGGATAGTGCTGGATATACAGTTCGAACTCCTTCCACCAGTTTTCAACTTCCTACCGTGATACGTGTCTTGAAAATGGTTCGGCGAAACCGTAAGAAGGGTTTGGCTTTCAGCAAAAAAAATATCCTTCGTCGGGATAATTACACCTGCCAGTATTGTGGTACATCCAATCATCCTCTTACAGTGGACCATGTGGTTCCAAAATCACGCGGTGGAAAAACCAACTGGACTAATATTGTCGTTGCCTGTAAAACATGCAATCTTAAAAAAGGAGACCGAACTCCTTTTGAAATGAATATGCAGCTAATTCAACTCCCTAAAAAACCGGAACATCAGTATATTCCCTTTGTTATCCCATCTGGCCCAGACTCCCATATCGAGATCTGGCAAAAATATCTGCCTAAAAAATTCTCTGTTGAATCTGTGGCCTTTTAA
- a CDS encoding FAD-binding oxidoreductase → MIRKTKPEFISPYLKDASNYSEGNAEEVIIPEFSGELADFLKTETRPVTVAGAGTGLTASRIPSEGIIVSLEKLNKIDLKDEGFVQVGAATTLNELQSFLKTTDWFYPPNPTETWASLGGTLATNASGSRSYKYGVTRDYVEEIELILVDGRKTILKRGLKICEPLSFDDGSSVFFPEISYQSPNCKNAAGYYIRPEMDWLDLFIGSDGTLGIFTNIVLRLEKSPYDFVSGILFFEKESLCWELIPKIRSLKGTKIDPCSLEYFDQNSLKRLMSKHPNIPSNSNAALFFEQAVFDRSDYDLAMENWYEFLSEENVMLDDSWFAQEAKDIQKFHEFRHDIPIIINEENSRAGRVKLGTDMAVPDDHFLEMMRFYQNTLEENDVDYVMFGHLGDNHLHINLLPESSRMEKAKVVYDQIADQILKWRGTVSAEHGIGKLKKKYFAKMVGPEGLSDLKKIKYCLDPKNHLGAGNIL, encoded by the coding sequence ATGATCAGAAAAACTAAGCCCGAGTTCATCTCCCCATATTTGAAAGATGCTTCGAATTATTCTGAGGGTAATGCTGAAGAAGTTATAATTCCTGAATTTTCAGGAGAGCTTGCAGATTTTCTTAAAACTGAAACACGTCCTGTAACAGTTGCAGGGGCGGGGACAGGGCTTACAGCTTCCCGCATCCCTTCTGAAGGTATTATTGTTTCGCTGGAGAAACTAAATAAAATTGATTTAAAGGACGAAGGATTTGTGCAAGTTGGTGCTGCCACCACTTTAAATGAACTGCAAAGTTTTTTAAAAACTACTGATTGGTTTTATCCGCCCAACCCTACAGAAACATGGGCCTCTCTTGGAGGCACTCTTGCCACGAATGCTTCTGGGTCACGGAGCTATAAGTATGGAGTGACTCGTGATTATGTCGAAGAAATAGAGCTTATTTTGGTGGATGGAAGAAAAACAATACTCAAAAGGGGATTGAAAATTTGCGAACCCTTGAGTTTTGATGATGGCAGTAGTGTTTTTTTTCCAGAAATTTCCTATCAGAGTCCTAATTGTAAAAATGCGGCTGGATATTATATTCGTCCAGAGATGGACTGGCTGGACTTATTCATTGGATCAGATGGAACACTGGGAATCTTTACAAACATTGTTCTTCGACTTGAGAAGAGCCCATATGACTTTGTAAGTGGAATTTTGTTTTTTGAAAAAGAGAGTTTATGCTGGGAACTGATCCCGAAAATCAGGTCATTAAAGGGAACAAAAATAGACCCTTGTTCTTTAGAATATTTCGACCAGAACTCATTAAAAAGGTTAATGAGCAAACACCCAAATATTCCTTCTAACTCCAACGCGGCTTTATTTTTTGAGCAGGCTGTCTTTGATCGGAGTGATTATGATCTGGCGATGGAAAACTGGTATGAGTTTTTGAGTGAAGAAAATGTCATGCTGGATGATTCATGGTTCGCTCAAGAGGCAAAAGATATTCAGAAATTCCACGAATTCAGGCATGATATACCAATAATTATAAATGAAGAAAATAGTCGCGCTGGCAGAGTTAAACTTGGAACAGATATGGCCGTTCCAGATGATCACTTTCTAGAAATGATGAGGTTTTACCAGAATACGCTGGAAGAAAACGATGTGGATTATGTTATGTTTGGGCATTTAGGGGATAATCATTTGCATATAAATCTTCTGCCAGAATCAAGCAGGATGGAGAAAGCGAAAGTAGTGTATGATCAAATCGCAGACCAGATATTAAAATGGCGAGGGACAGTTTCCGCAGAACATGGTATAGGTAAATTGAAAAAAAAATATTTTGCAAAAATGGTTGGGCCAGAGGGTTTGAGCGATTTAAAAAAAATTAAATATTGTCTGGACCCCAAAAACCATCTGGGAGCGGGAAATATTCTATAA
- the thrH gene encoding bifunctional phosphoserine phosphatase/homoserine phosphotransferase ThrH yields MLVTCLDLEGVLVPEIWIAFAEKTGIEKLRLTTRDIPDYNELMQGRLKILNDNNLKLSDIKEVIGGIEPLPGAKEFLSWLESEFQVIILSDTFNQFAGPLMAQLDYPTLFCHDLVVDDAGKIVDYRLRIPDAKTKAVAALKGLNLKVIAAGDSYNDTGMLKEAHAGILFRAPDNVVQEFPQFPVTRTYEEFKTAILEASKKLA; encoded by the coding sequence ATGCTCGTGACCTGCTTGGATTTAGAAGGAGTTCTAGTTCCAGAAATCTGGATTGCTTTCGCTGAAAAAACTGGCATTGAAAAATTGCGCCTTACTACCAGGGATATCCCCGACTACAATGAATTGATGCAGGGACGGCTCAAAATTCTCAACGATAACAACCTCAAGCTTTCTGATATAAAAGAAGTCATAGGAGGGATCGAGCCTCTTCCAGGTGCAAAAGAGTTTTTATCCTGGCTGGAAAGTGAATTCCAGGTCATAATTCTTTCTGATACTTTTAATCAATTTGCCGGGCCTTTGATGGCACAACTGGACTACCCTACTCTGTTTTGCCATGATCTGGTTGTTGATGATGCCGGGAAAATTGTCGACTACCGTTTACGGATTCCGGATGCAAAAACCAAAGCAGTGGCGGCACTGAAGGGACTTAACCTGAAAGTCATCGCGGCTGGAGATTCATACAATGATACAGGAATGTTGAAAGAAGCCCATGCCGGGATATTATTCAGAGCACCCGATAATGTTGTACAAGAGTTTCCCCAGTTTCCAGTAACTCGAACCTACGAAGAATTTAAAACAGCTATTCTTGAAGCCAGTAAAAAACTGGCTTGA
- a CDS encoding carboxypeptidase M32, with the protein MNEGIKEAYSALVQRLQENNRLGGIMGILHWDQEVMMPSGAAESRAQQLGTLAGVLHEKTTHPEMGKLLEQLPEKNEGEFNDFEWCNISEARRDFDMATRTPKELVTELAELSSRAHQIWVKARSENKFSDFAPALKRLVDLKIKWAGYVFPDMQAYDANIDVYERGTSQTEITPVFDKLKAELIPLIKSIQDSGYKPDTAILEGHFPIEEQEALGRKISEEMGFIFDKGRMDVSVHPFCGGSHPTDVRITTRYREDNFVESLYAVIHETGHGLYEQGRMQDGRDLPVSEALTMAVHESQSLFWERMVAQGKPFCARYLPLLANTFPNNFTNISTEKFYEAVNVSQPSLIRVEADEVTYPMHVILRYELEKGLFDESIKVEDLPELWNAKMVEYLGVMPPTDTLGVLQDTHWSGGAFGYFPSYTLGAIYASQFYQALKQEIPDIEKQVEEGNLALIRGWLGAKIHQQGRLLSVPALVRQVTGENLNPDCFIKYLKNKYSQIYRLN; encoded by the coding sequence ATGAATGAAGGAATAAAAGAGGCCTACTCTGCGCTGGTCCAAAGATTACAAGAGAATAACAGGTTGGGTGGGATTATGGGTATCTTGCATTGGGATCAGGAAGTTATGATGCCTTCCGGTGCGGCAGAGTCTCGTGCCCAGCAACTTGGAACCCTGGCAGGAGTCCTGCATGAAAAGACCACTCACCCTGAAATGGGTAAATTGCTGGAACAGCTTCCCGAGAAAAATGAAGGTGAATTTAATGATTTTGAATGGTGCAATATTAGTGAAGCCCGACGGGATTTTGATATGGCAACACGGACCCCGAAAGAACTGGTTACTGAATTGGCCGAGTTATCTTCCCGGGCACATCAGATTTGGGTGAAAGCCAGGTCTGAAAATAAATTTTCAGATTTTGCCCCTGCCTTAAAAAGGTTAGTGGATTTGAAAATTAAATGGGCAGGATATGTATTCCCTGATATGCAGGCTTATGACGCTAATATAGATGTTTATGAAAGAGGAACCTCACAAACTGAAATCACTCCCGTGTTCGATAAGCTTAAAGCTGAACTCATCCCGTTAATTAAATCCATACAAGACTCAGGTTACAAGCCAGACACTGCCATTCTAGAGGGCCATTTTCCGATTGAAGAACAGGAAGCACTGGGTCGAAAAATAAGTGAAGAAATGGGATTCATATTTGACAAAGGACGGATGGATGTCTCGGTACATCCATTTTGTGGAGGCAGTCACCCCACAGACGTACGCATTACCACTCGTTACCGGGAAGATAACTTTGTCGAATCACTATATGCTGTCATACATGAAACCGGACATGGTCTTTATGAACAGGGACGTATGCAGGATGGTCGCGACCTCCCTGTATCTGAAGCTTTGACTATGGCCGTTCATGAGTCTCAATCGTTGTTCTGGGAACGTATGGTTGCGCAGGGAAAACCCTTTTGTGCACGATACCTGCCGTTGCTGGCAAATACATTCCCGAACAATTTCACAAACATCTCTACAGAAAAGTTTTATGAGGCAGTTAATGTGAGTCAGCCTTCATTGATTAGAGTTGAAGCAGATGAAGTGACTTACCCCATGCATGTCATTTTGCGTTATGAATTGGAAAAAGGATTATTTGACGAGTCAATAAAGGTTGAGGATTTACCAGAGTTGTGGAATGCAAAAATGGTAGAATATCTAGGGGTCATGCCGCCAACAGACACTCTCGGAGTATTACAGGATACGCATTGGAGCGGAGGAGCTTTTGGCTATTTCCCTTCTTATACGCTGGGTGCCATATATGCCAGCCAGTTTTATCAAGCCTTAAAGCAGGAAATACCTGATATTGAAAAACAGGTCGAAGAAGGAAATCTGGCTCTTATAAGGGGCTGGCTTGGTGCCAAAATTCATCAGCAGGGCAGGTTGTTATCAGTTCCAGCTTTGGTTCGACAGGTTACAGGAGAAAACCTCAATCCTGATTGCTTCATTAAATATTTAAAAAATAAATATAGTCAAATTTACCGGCTTAATTGA